CGTCGCGACGCTTCCGACGATCACGGTCGTCCCTCGCGTCGTGTCGCCATTTCTGATGCCCGGGTCACGATACAGTTCGGGGTACGCACCTCTCCCGTATGAAACCACCCGGTGGGCGGGGAATGGTCGCCCGGGGGGACGATGTCATAGATAGCAGAAGAATTTACTCATACCTTAGTTATTTGTCGCTTGCGCTCGAAGACGTGTGTGGAAGGATGGCAATGAAAGCATTCGTCATGAAAGAGATCGGAGAGACGGACGTTATCGAGAAAGAGCGCCCGGAGCCCGGGCCGATGGACGCGATCCTGAAGCCGACCGTCGGGCTGGTCTGCACGTCGGACACGCACACGGTCCACGGGGCGATCGGCGAGCGCGAGGACCTCACGCTGGGTCACGAGATCGTCGGCGTCGTCGACGAGGTCGGCGAGGACGTCGAGGACTTCGGGCCAGGCGACCGCGTGGCTGTCGGCGCGATCACACCGGACTGGAACTCCGAGGCCGCACAGGACGGCCACCCCTCACAGTCAAACGGAGCGCTGGGCGGCTGGAAGTTCGCCAACGTCAAGGACGGTACGTTCGCCGAGTACGCGCACATCAACGACGCGGACGGCAACCTCGCGCACATTCCCGACGGCGTCACAGACCACGAGGCCGTCTACACGGCCGACATGCTCTCGACAGGGTTCGCCGGCGCGGAGAACGCCGATATCCCGATGGGCGGGACCGTCGCGGTCTTCGCGCAGGGCCCGGTCGGCATGATGGCGACGAAGGGCGCGGAACTCCAGGGAGCCGGGCGGATCATCGCCGTCGAGACTGTCAAAAACCGGAAGGAACTGGCTCGCGAGTACGGCGCCACCGACATCGTCGACTTCGAGGACGGGGACCCGGTCGAGCAGATCATGGACCTGACCGACGGCGAGGGCGTCGACGCCGCGATCGAGGCGCTCGGAGCCGACCAGACCCTCCAAGACTGCATTAAGGTCACCAAGCCCGGCGGGACGGTCTCGAACGTCGGCTATCACGGCGACGGCGAGTTCCGGCGCATCCCCCGCGAGGAGTGGGGCGTCGGGATGGCCGAGATCGACATCGTCACCGACCTCTGTCCGGGCGGCCGCCTGCGTATCCGGCGGCTGCTGCGGCTGCTCGAACAGGGCAAAGTCGATCCGACGAAGATGACGACCCACGAGTTCGACTTCGAGGACATCCAGGATGCCTTCGAGATGATGGAGGCCAAAGAGGACGACATCATCAAGCCGCTGATCCGGTTCGACTGATCGTCCGCTAGACGAGGTTGACCGCCCAGCGGATCCCCGCGAGCACGACCAGCACGGCCCCCTCCAGGCGAGTCAGCTGTCGGCCGGTCCACAGCAGCGTGACGACGAGCAGGACCGTCCCGAGCAACCAGACGACGCTCCGAGGGGCCTCCGGCGAGACCGAGAGCGGCCCCAGCAGCCCGGCGACGCCGAGCACGCCGAGGACGTTGAACAGGTCGCTCCCGAGGAGGCTGCCGACCGACAGTCCAGAGTGGCCGCGCCTCGCGGCGACCACCGCGGTCACCAGTTCCGGCGTCGAGGTCCCGGCGGCGACGACGGTGACGCCGATCGCCCACTCGGAGACGCCCGCCGCGGCCGCCAGCGTCGAGGCGCTCTCGACCAGCAGTCGCGCGCTCCCAACCACGAGTACGAGCCCGGCGAGCAACCGCCCCGCGTCGGCCAGTGGTCGCGTCGGCTCGACCGTTTCGGCGACGGTCGCGATCGTGCCGCTGCGGATCAGTATCGACAGGTAGACCACCAGCCCCAGCAGGAACAGGCCGCCCTCGGGGCGGGTGAGCCGACCGTCCCGCAACAGGACGAGCAGGACGGCGGAAGCGAGTACGAGCGCGGCCCCGTCCCGGTGGACGAGCCGACGCGTGCGGTCGAGCGTCCCGAGCAGCGCCGTCGTGCCGAGGACGAACCCGAGGTTGAACACGTTCGAGCCGACGACGTTACCGACGGCGATATCACCCTGACCGGCCAGCGCCGCCTCGGCCGTGACGGCGAACTCCGGCATCGAGGTCCCGAACGCGACGACGGTCAGCCCGACGACGAGACGGCTGACGCCCAGCCGCGCCGCCAGCGCCGACGCGCCCTCGACCAGCAATCGCGCGCCGATCCAGAGCCCGCCGATCGGCGCGAGGATCACGACGAGCTTGAGGGCGGGGGTGGCCATCGTCGGTCGTTTGGATCGCCCCCGTCGAAAAGACGTTGGTGCTGAATCTGACACGTCTGGGTCTGCCCGTACCGACCTTTTCGTCCGAGCAGTCGCGCTTGCGATCGCTTTGAATCCCCGGCTATTGGGACTGGGTTTTATTTTGAAGCACTCATAGACGATAGATACAGGGCCGTTTCCGGGCGTTCGATCACGGCGGCCGTCGCCGAGGAGGGCCAGAACGACGCCACCGAAGCGATCGGGGTCATGGAGGACGCGACGGCGTCGACATCGCACACGTGCAGTGTCCTGCGACCGTCCGAGACGCGTGCGACGAAGCGACCGTCCGAAAGCAGTAACACCGACGCGCTCCGAGATGGCTTCCGATGGTAGTGTCCAACGAGAAGGGCGACCGCCGCGAGCGCGAGCTCGTCAACGCCCTCGATGCGGCCGGGTTCGCGGTGATGCGCGCGCCGGCCAGCGGGAGCGCGACCGAGCGGGAACTCCCGGACGTGCTGGCCGGCGACGGCACGACCTTCTACGCCATCGAGGCCAAATCCAGCGGCGGCGACCCCATCTATCTCTCGGGCGAGGAGATCGAGGCGCTGGTCTACTTCTCGCGGAACTTCGGCGCGAAACCGCGGGTCGGCGTCCGGTTCGACCGCGAGGACTGGTACTTCTTCCACCCCGGCGACCTCTACACGACCGACGGCGGCAACTACCGCGTCAAAAAGGAGACCGCGCTGGCAGAGGGAACGGACTTCGAGGAGTTCGTCGGCCACTCGGAGAAGGTCACGCTGGACGACATCGCCGAGGACGACGGCCCGGACCAGACCGTCCTGGACGTGCTCGCGGCCTTCGATCGGGGCGATCTGGACATCGACGAGGCCGCGGCGATGCTAGAGGACTAGGCGTCGTCACGACCTGCTCGGCGGCCGTTCCGCAACTGATAACACCCTGCCCGCTGAGCGTTCGACCAGCGTGTACGCCGCAGCGATCACCGACCTGTTGCGCCTGATCGCCGTCCCGGTACTCGGCTGGGCGGCGGTCCGCGACCTCGAGACCCGTCGCGTCCCCAACGAGACGTGGCTCCCGCTGATCGGACTCGGGGTCGCACTGCTTCTGTGGGACGGACTTGCCGTCTGGATCGACACCGCGTGGATGCTGACTATCGACGGTCTCAAGGTGGGCGTCGAGGCCTGGTCGGCCGGCGAAACCGCACGGTCGCTCGCGCTCCGGTCGGCGATCAGCGTCGGCTTTCTCGTACCATTTGCCTACGCGTTCTGGTGGTTCGGCGGCTTCGGCGGCGCGGACGCGAAGGCGCTGATGGCACTTGCGGTCCTGTTTCCGACCTATCCGGTGTTTTACTTCCCATCGCTCACGCTGCCGCGGTTCGAGGCGACGCTCGGCGTGTTCGCGCTGACGATCCTCTCGAACACGGTGCTGGTCGGGGCCGTCTACCCGATCGCGCTCGCGGGCCGGAACCTGCTGCAGGGAGCGGTGAGTCGGATGATGGTCGTCGGCCGCCCCGTCGCCGTCGAGACGCTGCCCCGGCGGTACGGCCGGTTGCTGGAGCGGCCCGAGGGATTCACCCGGCGCGGGATGGATCTGGACGTGCTGCGGATGTACTTCTCCTGGCGCGGGCTGACGCTCGCGCAACTGCGGGGAGACCCCGAGCGCTACCGCGACCCCGCGAGCCTGCCGTCCGAGCCGAACGATCCCGGTGACGGAACGGTCCCCGAGGGGGACCGCTCGCTGGTGCGCACCGACGGCGGTCGTGAACAGGACGGACGCGAGGACGACCCCTGGGGCGCGGACGCGTTCTTCGAGGACATCGGCGGCCCGATCTACGGGACCGACGCCGAGGAACTCCGGGCCGGGTTGACGCTCCTCGCGACGAGCGAGCGGGTGTGGTACTCGCCGGGACTCCCCTTTATCGTCCCGATGTTCGGCGGACTCGTCGCGAGTCTGCTCGCCGGTGACGTGCTGGTCTGGCTGCTCCTGCAGGCCGGACTCGGCTAGATCGACAGCGACAAACTGCCCGGTCGGCTTTCGGAACGTATGGACGTCTTCGTCGCCGGCGGCTGTTCCTGGGACTCGATCGTCTATCTCGATACGTTCCCGCGGGAGACCGAGACACACTTGGCGCGGGACTTTCAGGAGACGCTGGGCTCGAGCGGGTCGGGCAAGGCGCTGAACCTCGGACGGCTCGGCGTCGACACGCGCTTCCACGCGATGATCGGCGACGACCGCTACGGTGAGTCGATCCGCGAGCGCTTCGAGTCCGAACCCGTCGCGTTCCGGTTCGATTACGACCCGAACGGAACCGAACGGCACGTCAACCTGATGAACGACGCCGGCGAGCGGATCTCGATTTTCGTCGTCTCACCCACGCAGGAGCCCGACATCGACTACGAGCGGCTCGAGCAGTGGACCGCCGAGGCCGACGCGCTCGTCGTCAGTCCCGTCAACTACTCGCGGTACCTGCTCCCGGCCGCGGTCGAGGCCGGGACGGCCGTCTGGGCCGACGTTCACGCCTACGACGGCGAGGATCCCTATTACGACGACTTCCTCGAGGCCGCCGACTACCTGTTCATGAGCGAGGAGGGGATGGCCGACTACCGCGAGTTCATGCGCGAGCGGATCGACGCTGGCAGACAGCTGGTCGTCTGCACTCGCGGGAGCGACGGCGCGGTCGCGCTGACCGCCGACGGCGAGTGGATCGAGGTCCCGGCCGCCGAGTTCGACACAGTCGACACCAACGGGGCGGGCGACGCCTTCTTCGCGGGGTATCTCTACGGGCATCGACAGGGGCTGTCCGTCGAGACGAACCTGCGCCTGGGGACGCTCGCCGGCGGATTGGCGGTTTCCTCGCGGGATCTGGCACACCCCGATCTCTCGCCGGATCGGCTGGCCGACGAGTACGAACGGCGGTACGGGGAACCGGTGCGTCGGTGAGGTCCCGTGCCAGTCATCAACGGTCGACAGCGCCGCTCTCCCCGTCATTCGCGTCGACGAACGAGCGGACGAGATGTCGCTCGACGGCGTTGAGCCGCTGCGAGATCGCCGACTCCGAGCGGTCGAACGCCGCGGCGATGTCGGCGAGGCGGGCGCTTCGCGGGTTGTCGTAGTACCCGCACGCGACCGCGTAGCTGGCGGTCGAGCGCTGTGCGTCGGTGATGTCGTCGACGGCGATGACGTGCGGGCCTGCATCGGTCGAGCCGACGGCGTCGATCGAGAACGACTCGTCGTCCATCGATCGCCCGAGAAACAGGAGCAGTTCGCGGGCCGCGTCAGGCTCGGGAAACGAGAGCGTCATTCTGATGCCGGCCTCGTCCGGGTCGGCCGTCGCCCGCGTCTCGTGCTGTGACACGGTTATCCCTCCGCGTGCGTGCTCGCCCGGTCGACCATCCGTTCGACCTGCGCTTCGTCCGGTCCCGCGGCGTCGAGTTCCGATCGCAATCGCTCGATCGCGGCGACCAGTTGCTCGACACACCACCGATGGATCGGGGCCTGCGCGGCCGCCCGGTCGGTCAGCGCGGCGAAGGCGTCGATCCAGTCGAGTTCCGTCTCGACGAACGCGGCGAGTTCGTCCCACTCGCCGGCTTCGGCCAGCAGACTCGCGTACTGGAGCTGGAGCGCGACGTGATCGGGCGGGTACGCCTCCGGAACCGTCGCCTCGAGCGCGTCGTACCGGCGCTGCATCGCGGCGGCCGGCGGGCCACCCATCAGCCCGCTGCGGTCGCCGTACCACTCCTTGTAGGGAGAGGCGGCCGGCGGCGCGAACGGCGTCGCCAGCGCCCCGAACAACGCCTCGTAGTCCTCAGTGAGGTTGCGCCCGGAAACAGGAGGTGGATCGTCGGGGGCGATCCCGACCCGTTCCAGCAGCTCGGCGAGGGCATCGGGCTCGTTTTCGAGGGTCTCCTGAACCGCTCGATCCGGATGGCGCAGACAGTTCGACAGTCCGACGAGCGCGTCCGCCCACGCGTCGTTTCGTGCCGACATCGTCACAGTCCCGGAACGGCCAGCGGCGTCTTGACGGCGGCCATCAGGATCACGTACCGGAGCAGGAACCCGCCGACGAGCACGAGCGTGTACTTCAGCGCGTAGCCGCCGGTCAGCAGTCGCTCGCCCCACAGCGTCTCGCCGACGTCGGTGAACTGATGCAGCATCGTCACCGTGATCGAGAGGACGACCGGAAGCCCTGTCCCCAGGATCAACACGCCGCCGACGAACTCCAGCCCGTAGGTGCCGAACAGCGCGGTCTCGGTCACGTTCGCGGCGACGTCCGGGGAACTGGCCAGATACGACACCAGCAGCCCGATCGCCACCAGTTCCACGACGATGATCGCGTCGTCGGTCAGGCAGAACCGGTGGTTGGTCCGGGTCAGCGCGCCGCCGCTGGCGACCGTCCCAAGAAGGGCCGCCGAGATTCCCGTCGAAACGCCGCTCAACAGGAAGATGAAGGGCAGGTACGTCCGCTCCCACAGCGGGACGACCGCGACGTCGCTCAGCAACATCGCCGTGTACGCGATGAGCAGCAGCGCGAGCGCCCCGCCGACGAGCCGGAACGCGCCGTGGACGCGGCTGGGCGGGCGCGTCGTGTCGGCGATCGTATCCAGCAGCCACACGATCCCGCGGTCCGCCGACCACGGTGCGACGCCGTCGATCCAGCCGAGGATCCGCCGAGGGAACATGCTCAGGCCGGACTGGGACTGCAGGTTCGCCCCGAAGTGCAGCCACAGCGTCTCCAACGCCGCGACGACCGTGAACAGCACGATCACCCACGTCCCGATGACCAGCCACGAGCCGAAGTTGGTGAAAAGCACCGGGAACGTGAGCGCGCGCAGCGGCGCACCCAGGTGCGACAGCAGGGCGACGCCGCCGACGGCGATCGAGAGGACGCT
This window of the Halapricum desulfuricans genome carries:
- a CDS encoding NAD(P)-dependent alcohol dehydrogenase codes for the protein MKAFVMKEIGETDVIEKERPEPGPMDAILKPTVGLVCTSDTHTVHGAIGEREDLTLGHEIVGVVDEVGEDVEDFGPGDRVAVGAITPDWNSEAAQDGHPSQSNGALGGWKFANVKDGTFAEYAHINDADGNLAHIPDGVTDHEAVYTADMLSTGFAGAENADIPMGGTVAVFAQGPVGMMATKGAELQGAGRIIAVETVKNRKELAREYGATDIVDFEDGDPVEQIMDLTDGEGVDAAIEALGADQTLQDCIKVTKPGGTVSNVGYHGDGEFRRIPREEWGVGMAEIDIVTDLCPGGRLRIRRLLRLLEQGKVDPTKMTTHEFDFEDIQDAFEMMEAKEDDIIKPLIRFD
- a CDS encoding calcium/sodium antiporter, with translation MATPALKLVVILAPIGGLWIGARLLVEGASALAARLGVSRLVVGLTVVAFGTSMPEFAVTAEAALAGQGDIAVGNVVGSNVFNLGFVLGTTALLGTLDRTRRLVHRDGAALVLASAVLLVLLRDGRLTRPEGGLFLLGLVVYLSILIRSGTIATVAETVEPTRPLADAGRLLAGLVLVVGSARLLVESASTLAAAAGVSEWAIGVTVVAAGTSTPELVTAVVAARRGHSGLSVGSLLGSDLFNVLGVLGVAGLLGPLSVSPEAPRSVVWLLGTVLLVVTLLWTGRQLTRLEGAVLVVLAGIRWAVNLV
- the hjc gene encoding Holliday junction resolvase Hjc, which translates into the protein MVVSNEKGDRRERELVNALDAAGFAVMRAPASGSATERELPDVLAGDGTTFYAIEAKSSGGDPIYLSGEEIEALVYFSRNFGAKPRVGVRFDREDWYFFHPGDLYTTDGGNYRVKKETALAEGTDFEEFVGHSEKVTLDDIAEDDGPDQTVLDVLAAFDRGDLDIDEAAAMLED
- a CDS encoding A24 family peptidase, with the translated sequence MYAAAITDLLRLIAVPVLGWAAVRDLETRRVPNETWLPLIGLGVALLLWDGLAVWIDTAWMLTIDGLKVGVEAWSAGETARSLALRSAISVGFLVPFAYAFWWFGGFGGADAKALMALAVLFPTYPVFYFPSLTLPRFEATLGVFALTILSNTVLVGAVYPIALAGRNLLQGAVSRMMVVGRPVAVETLPRRYGRLLERPEGFTRRGMDLDVLRMYFSWRGLTLAQLRGDPERYRDPASLPSEPNDPGDGTVPEGDRSLVRTDGGREQDGREDDPWGADAFFEDIGGPIYGTDAEELRAGLTLLATSERVWYSPGLPFIVPMFGGLVASLLAGDVLVWLLLQAGLG
- a CDS encoding carbohydrate kinase family protein, whose translation is MDVFVAGGCSWDSIVYLDTFPRETETHLARDFQETLGSSGSGKALNLGRLGVDTRFHAMIGDDRYGESIRERFESEPVAFRFDYDPNGTERHVNLMNDAGERISIFVVSPTQEPDIDYERLEQWTAEADALVVSPVNYSRYLLPAAVEAGTAVWADVHAYDGEDPYYDDFLEAADYLFMSEEGMADYREFMRERIDAGRQLVVCTRGSDGAVALTADGEWIEVPAAEFDTVDTNGAGDAFFAGYLYGHRQGLSVETNLRLGTLAGGLAVSSRDLAHPDLSPDRLADEYERRYGEPVRR
- a CDS encoding helix-turn-helix domain-containing protein, with product MSQHETRATADPDEAGIRMTLSFPEPDAARELLLFLGRSMDDESFSIDAVGSTDAGPHVIAVDDITDAQRSTASYAVACGYYDNPRSARLADIAAAFDRSESAISQRLNAVERHLVRSFVDANDGESGAVDR
- a CDS encoding TorD/DmsD family molecular chaperone, whose protein sequence is MSARNDAWADALVGLSNCLRHPDRAVQETLENEPDALAELLERVGIAPDDPPPVSGRNLTEDYEALFGALATPFAPPAASPYKEWYGDRSGLMGGPPAAAMQRRYDALEATVPEAYPPDHVALQLQYASLLAEAGEWDELAAFVETELDWIDAFAALTDRAAAQAPIHRWCVEQLVAAIERLRSELDAAGPDEAQVERMVDRASTHAEG
- the nrfD gene encoding NrfD/PsrC family molybdoenzyme membrane anchor subunit codes for the protein MSVTGGSEWLWLPHVHWAQFIALYLFLGGTAGGAYVTSSWASLMKSLMDTDSWLGKILLARTDDDEHRYACAETARWGSVLSVLSIAVGGVALLSHLGAPLRALTFPVLFTNFGSWLVIGTWVIVLFTVVAALETLWLHFGANLQSQSGLSMFPRRILGWIDGVAPWSADRGIVWLLDTIADTTRPPSRVHGAFRLVGGALALLLIAYTAMLLSDVAVVPLWERTYLPFIFLLSGVSTGISAALLGTVASGGALTRTNHRFCLTDDAIIVVELVAIGLLVSYLASSPDVAANVTETALFGTYGLEFVGGVLILGTGLPVVLSITVTMLHQFTDVGETLWGERLLTGGYALKYTLVLVGGFLLRYVILMAAVKTPLAVPGL